A single window of Lentilitoribacter sp. Alg239-R112 DNA harbors:
- a CDS encoding response regulator → MNDLTVFIIDDDDDIRASLTRSLTKRGYNVESFSSANEFLSSHNENNLGCILLDYGMPELNGLELQQCLIEREISIPIIFMTGHGGIPESVQAMKAGAIDFLEKPFKQKILLEAINTAFENTRISMQHDDDSKVLRSKLENLTTREREIAQFIVQNPADTSSKNIGRQLNVSPRTIDHHRARILEKMDVTSVAELIEKAITTKLFS, encoded by the coding sequence ATGAATGATCTAACTGTTTTTATAATCGACGACGACGACGATATTCGAGCATCTCTCACGAGATCACTGACTAAACGCGGCTATAATGTCGAAAGCTTCTCATCGGCAAATGAGTTTCTAAGTTCTCATAATGAAAATAATCTCGGGTGCATACTTTTGGACTATGGCATGCCAGAGTTAAACGGATTGGAACTACAGCAGTGTTTGATTGAACGTGAAATATCGATTCCAATTATATTTATGACTGGACATGGCGGAATACCTGAATCGGTTCAAGCTATGAAAGCTGGCGCGATTGATTTTCTTGAAAAACCTTTTAAGCAGAAGATACTGTTGGAGGCGATCAACACAGCATTTGAGAATACAAGAATATCCATGCAGCATGACGACGATAGCAAGGTGCTTCGGTCAAAACTTGAAAATCTCACAACTCGTGAAAGAGAAATTGCCCAATTTATTGTTCAAAATCCAGCCGACACCTCCAGCAAAAACATCGGACGACAATTAAACGTCAGCCCGCGTACAATTGACCATCACCGCGCGCGTATTCTGGAAAAAATGGATGTAACATCGGTCGCCGAGTTAATCGAAAAGGCTATCACAACAAAACTATTTTCTTGA
- a CDS encoding ABC transporter ATP-binding protein — protein sequence MQNITKVVQGKTHIKQMDLNLEAGHFNVLLGETGAGKTSLIKLMAGLDPVSSGNIIMDGADVTQLSTQQRRISLVHQFFVNYPHMTVFDNIASPLRVAKVAESEIQGRVEEAADILKLRPMLHRRPHELSGGQQQRTALARAIAKDSQAVFLDEPLANLDYKLREELRELLPELFAGRGAVVVYATSEPEEALLLGGKTVLMQDGYVRQFGDTADIYRNPNNLIAARVFSDPPINHASVTKKGNKIEMGNITWDTSKAAASLQDGQYLVAVRPHHVLPVKTEKANIAVTGKIGVTELSGSESSAHFTFDDQAWVSLSHGVHPYQVGEDHTFYMDPLECLYFAPDGSRAA from the coding sequence TTGCAAAATATAACTAAAGTTGTCCAAGGTAAGACACACATCAAACAGATGGATCTTAACTTGGAAGCTGGTCACTTTAATGTGCTGCTAGGCGAAACTGGTGCAGGTAAAACATCACTTATAAAGTTGATGGCAGGCCTGGACCCGGTAAGCTCCGGCAACATTATTATGGATGGCGCCGATGTCACCCAATTATCCACACAACAACGTCGGATCAGCCTTGTTCATCAGTTTTTTGTCAATTATCCGCATATGACGGTTTTTGATAATATAGCCTCGCCATTGCGAGTTGCCAAAGTTGCAGAGTCAGAAATTCAAGGTCGCGTTGAAGAAGCGGCAGACATTTTGAAGCTTCGTCCGATGTTACATCGCAGACCACATGAGCTTTCCGGCGGGCAGCAGCAGCGAACAGCGCTAGCACGCGCCATTGCCAAGGATAGTCAGGCTGTGTTTTTAGATGAACCTCTTGCAAACCTTGACTATAAATTGCGGGAGGAATTGCGCGAACTTCTTCCTGAACTTTTTGCGGGTCGCGGTGCAGTTGTTGTTTATGCGACATCTGAACCCGAGGAAGCATTGCTGCTCGGCGGTAAAACCGTTTTGATGCAGGATGGATACGTTCGCCAGTTCGGGGATACTGCCGATATTTATCGAAATCCCAATAATTTGATTGCAGCGAGAGTCTTCTCAGACCCGCCCATCAACCATGCGTCCGTAACCAAAAAAGGCAATAAAATCGAGATGGGAAATATCACGTGGGATACATCCAAAGCAGCCGCTAGCTTGCAAGACGGACAATATCTCGTGGCGGTTCGACCACACCATGTCCTGCCTGTCAAAACTGAAAAAGCCAATATTGCTGTCACAGGAAAAATTGGTGTAACTGAACTCAGTGGTTCGGAAAGCAGTGCGCATTTTACATTCGACGATCAAGCATGGGTTTCTCTTTCCCATGGCGTTCACCCCTATCAAGTGGGCGAAGATCACACATTTTACATGGATCCTTTGGAGTGCCTTTACTTTGCACCCGATGGCAGCCGGGCTGCGTGA
- a CDS encoding ABC transporter ATP-binding protein: MAKITLSKLRHSYMQNPQEPDDYALKQIDLEWEDGGAYALLGPSGCGKSTLLNIISGLVKPTEGAVLFGDKDVTELPPDQRNIAQVFQFPVIYDTMTVYDNLAFPLRNRGVDAATIDKRVHDIADMLEVSDMLDRKASGLSPDNKQKLSMGRGLVRDDVNVVMFDEPLTVIDPHLKWKLRSKLKELHQKVHHTMIYVTHDQTEALTFADQVVVMDLGEVVQIGTPVELFERPAHTFVGHFIGSPGMNVLPCGMRDGMAFLNGQKVDLEGAVKPGMQGKAEIGIRPEFVSLGTHGIDAKVRKISDVGRHSVVDAMIGDASVMAIVDGPLPNIGDDVKINFQTHQTRLYIDGWLATEAKG; this comes from the coding sequence ATGGCAAAAATTACTCTTTCAAAACTTCGACATAGCTATATGCAAAATCCGCAAGAACCGGATGATTATGCACTGAAGCAAATTGACCTCGAGTGGGAAGACGGCGGAGCCTATGCTCTTCTAGGTCCTTCTGGTTGTGGTAAGTCAACCTTGCTTAATATCATCTCCGGCTTGGTAAAACCGACCGAAGGCGCTGTGCTTTTCGGTGATAAAGATGTCACCGAACTGCCACCAGATCAACGCAATATTGCGCAGGTTTTTCAGTTCCCTGTCATTTACGACACGATGACAGTCTATGATAACCTCGCATTTCCTTTGCGAAACCGCGGCGTGGATGCAGCAACGATTGATAAGCGCGTTCACGATATCGCGGATATGTTGGAAGTTAGCGATATGCTGGACCGTAAGGCATCAGGCCTTAGTCCCGATAATAAGCAGAAACTTTCAATGGGTCGTGGTTTGGTTCGTGACGATGTTAACGTTGTGATGTTTGATGAGCCACTAACCGTTATCGATCCGCATTTGAAATGGAAATTGCGTAGTAAACTCAAAGAGCTTCACCAAAAAGTTCATCACACAATGATTTATGTGACGCATGACCAAACTGAAGCGCTGACTTTTGCCGATCAGGTTGTTGTCATGGACCTTGGTGAAGTTGTGCAAATTGGCACACCGGTAGAATTGTTCGAGCGCCCTGCACATACATTTGTCGGGCACTTTATCGGCTCCCCTGGGATGAACGTCTTACCTTGTGGTATGCGTGATGGAATGGCGTTTTTAAATGGTCAAAAAGTTGACCTCGAAGGCGCTGTTAAACCTGGCATGCAGGGTAAAGCAGAGATTGGCATTCGCCCTGAATTTGTTTCCCTTGGAACCCACGGCATCGACGCAAAAGTGCGCAAAATCTCCGACGTAGGAAGACACAGTGTTGTTGATGCAATGATTGGAGACGCAAGCGTTATGGCTATCGTGGACGGACCTTTGCCTAATATTGGTGATGATGTGAAGATAAATTTCCAAACACATCAAACCCGCCTTTATATTGATGGATGGTTAGCAACGGAAGCAAAGGGGTAA
- a CDS encoding ABC transporter substrate-binding protein, with product MHKILLCTVASIGLLSGMNSAFADSAAAKKWIDQEFQPSALSKDQQMSEMDWFIKAAEPFKGMEINVLSEGIPTHSYESEVLTKAFEEITGIKVNHQILGEGEVVQAVQTQMQTNRNLYDGYVNDSDLIGTHSRLQLAYNLTDQMAGEWAATTSPTLDLEDFMGTQFTTGPDGKLYQLPDQQFANLYWFRKDWFDREDLKAAFKEKYGYDLGVPVNWSAYEDIAEFFSKDVKNVDGVDIYGHMDYGKRAPDLGWRMTDAWLSMAGAGSKGEPNGVPIDEWGIRMEQGSCNPAGASVSRGGAANGPAAVYAIRKWDEWLRNYAPPGAASFDFYQSLPALSQGNVAQQIFWYTAFTADMVKPKSEGNNTVDDEGNPLWRMAPSPHGPYWEEGQKVGYQDVGSWTFLNSTPSDRAQAAWLYAQFVTSKTVDVKKSHVGLTFIRDSSVNHESFTERASKLGGLVEFYRSPDRVAWSPTGVNVPDYPKLAQIWWQQIGDVNSGAFTPQQAMDRLAEEMDITMSRMQRADEGANVYGGCGPRLNEPKDASEWLGKGGAKAKLDNEKPQGETVNYEDLVARWNSN from the coding sequence ATGCATAAAATATTGCTATGTACGGTAGCATCAATTGGTCTGCTGAGTGGAATGAACTCAGCATTTGCCGATTCAGCTGCCGCAAAAAAATGGATTGACCAGGAGTTTCAACCTTCTGCTCTATCCAAAGATCAGCAGATGTCTGAGATGGACTGGTTCATCAAAGCTGCTGAGCCTTTTAAAGGTATGGAAATCAATGTTCTATCCGAGGGCATTCCTACTCACTCATATGAATCTGAAGTTTTAACAAAAGCATTTGAAGAAATCACGGGCATCAAAGTCAATCACCAAATCCTTGGTGAAGGTGAAGTTGTTCAAGCTGTTCAAACGCAGATGCAAACAAACCGTAACCTTTATGATGGCTACGTAAATGACTCCGATTTGATCGGTACACACTCTCGTTTGCAACTTGCTTATAATCTGACAGATCAAATGGCTGGCGAATGGGCTGCAACAACATCCCCTACCCTAGACCTTGAAGATTTCATGGGTACACAGTTTACAACTGGTCCAGATGGAAAACTTTATCAGTTGCCAGATCAGCAATTTGCAAACCTTTATTGGTTCCGCAAAGATTGGTTTGATCGTGAAGACCTAAAAGCTGCGTTTAAAGAAAAATACGGTTATGATCTTGGCGTGCCAGTAAACTGGTCAGCCTATGAAGATATCGCCGAGTTCTTCTCAAAAGATGTTAAAAATGTTGACGGCGTCGATATCTATGGTCACATGGATTACGGTAAGCGCGCACCAGATCTTGGTTGGCGCATGACTGATGCTTGGCTATCAATGGCTGGCGCTGGTTCAAAAGGTGAGCCAAACGGTGTTCCAATTGATGAATGGGGAATTCGCATGGAACAGGGTTCTTGTAATCCTGCTGGTGCTTCCGTTTCCCGTGGTGGCGCTGCAAACGGCCCTGCTGCCGTTTATGCGATCCGCAAATGGGACGAATGGCTACGTAATTACGCACCTCCAGGTGCCGCTAGCTTTGACTTTTATCAGTCACTTCCAGCACTTAGCCAAGGTAATGTTGCTCAGCAAATCTTCTGGTACACAGCCTTTACAGCAGATATGGTAAAACCAAAGTCAGAAGGCAATAATACTGTCGATGATGAAGGTAATCCATTATGGCGCATGGCTCCGTCACCGCACGGCCCTTATTGGGAAGAAGGTCAAAAAGTTGGTTATCAGGATGTGGGTTCTTGGACATTCTTGAATTCAACACCATCTGACCGCGCGCAAGCTGCTTGGCTTTACGCTCAGTTTGTAACGTCTAAAACTGTAGATGTGAAAAAATCACATGTTGGTTTGACATTCATCCGTGATTCATCAGTCAATCATGAGAGCTTCACAGAGCGTGCTTCTAAACTTGGTGGTCTTGTTGAGTTTTATCGCTCTCCTGATCGTGTTGCATGGTCACCTACAGGTGTGAACGTGCCTGACTATCCAAAACTGGCACAAATCTGGTGGCAGCAAATTGGTGACGTGAACTCAGGTGCCTTTACACCACAGCAAGCGATGGATCGTTTGGCTGAGGAAATGGACATCACTATGTCACGTATGCAACGTGCAGATGAAGGCGCCAATGTTTATGGCGGTTGTGGACCTCGTTTGAACGAGCCTAAGGATGCATCCGAATGGCTTGGAAAAGGCGGCGCGAAAGCTAAGCTTGATAACGAGAAGCCACAGGGCGAAACAGTCAACTACGAAGACCTAGTTGCCCGCTGGAACTCGAACTAA
- a CDS encoding aspartate aminotransferase family protein — protein MSHIFPRHTKANLPTVESGQGVYLYDTDGKQYFDGSGGAAVSCLGHGDKDVTAAIKEQLDEIAFAHTSFLTSQPAEQLADKLVELAPDGIDRVYLVSGGSEAVESALKLARQYFWEQGQTSKKYFIARKQSYHGNTLAALATGGNEWRRAPFSPLMIETSHISPCYEYRGRLTNETTEQYGLRIANELETEIQRLGAENVIGFVAEPVVGATAGAVPAVKGYFKRIREICDAHGILLILDEVMCGMGRTGTMFACEQDGVSPDIITIAKGLGAGYQPIGAMLCTKKIYQVIEGGSGFFQHGHTYIGHPVAAAASLAVVNKLTSHGLVERSLDMGQKLQTVLQDAFGEHPHIGDIRGRGLFRGLEIVKDRETKQPFTPKDTINKKLKKAAFEAGLICYPMGGTIDGVNGDHILLAPPFILDETHIDEIVTKLKTAFQQVF, from the coding sequence GTGTCACATATTTTCCCAAGACATACCAAAGCAAATTTACCAACTGTAGAATCAGGACAAGGCGTTTATCTATACGATACCGATGGCAAGCAATATTTTGATGGTTCAGGCGGGGCAGCCGTCTCATGTTTAGGTCATGGAGATAAAGATGTAACAGCAGCAATCAAAGAGCAATTAGATGAGATTGCGTTTGCACATACTAGTTTTCTAACGTCACAGCCAGCCGAGCAACTAGCAGACAAGCTGGTAGAATTGGCTCCTGATGGCATTGATCGGGTTTACTTGGTGTCTGGTGGCTCGGAGGCCGTAGAATCTGCGCTTAAACTTGCCAGACAATATTTCTGGGAACAGGGCCAAACATCAAAGAAATATTTTATAGCGCGAAAACAAAGTTATCATGGGAACACCCTAGCTGCGCTCGCAACAGGTGGCAATGAATGGCGGCGTGCGCCATTCTCCCCTCTTATGATCGAAACAAGCCATATCTCTCCATGTTATGAATATCGAGGCCGGCTTACGAATGAAACCACGGAACAGTATGGATTACGAATTGCCAATGAACTGGAAACCGAAATCCAACGTCTTGGTGCTGAAAATGTTATTGGATTTGTCGCAGAACCAGTCGTGGGGGCTACCGCAGGAGCCGTGCCAGCCGTCAAAGGTTATTTCAAGCGAATTCGAGAGATCTGCGATGCACACGGGATACTATTGATTCTAGACGAAGTTATGTGCGGCATGGGACGAACAGGAACCATGTTTGCCTGTGAGCAAGATGGGGTGTCGCCAGATATTATAACTATAGCAAAGGGGCTGGGAGCCGGTTATCAGCCAATTGGCGCCATGCTTTGCACGAAAAAGATTTACCAGGTGATTGAAGGTGGTTCTGGTTTCTTTCAACATGGACATACCTATATCGGGCATCCCGTTGCAGCGGCTGCCTCCCTCGCCGTCGTCAACAAACTGACAAGCCACGGTTTGGTCGAGCGTTCCCTCGATATGGGGCAGAAATTGCAAACTGTTCTGCAGGATGCTTTTGGGGAACACCCTCATATTGGTGATATTCGAGGGCGCGGTTTATTTCGTGGTCTGGAAATCGTCAAAGATCGGGAAACGAAGCAACCATTTACACCAAAAGATACAATCAACAAAAAATTGAAAAAAGCGGCATTTGAAGCCGGTTTAATTTGCTATCCTATGGGCGGAACAATAGATGGCGTAAATGGGGATCATATCCTGCTTGCACCACCATTCATTCTGGATGAAACCCATATTGATGAAATCGTGACCAAACTTAAAACAGCGTTCCAGCAGGTTTTTTAA
- a CDS encoding cache domain-containing protein encodes MKFSLGAILAIWLSGLQFVAVLSVVSFNYISSERVLLDHATALISEVGQSSKEYSRGFLEPAVRATNLAKRLIENNLVSNSDPIELEKLLFQQMQVVPQFSGMYYGDEQGNFVYVMRSEIHAEFRTKIVHRDEDTISTELIWRDKNYKIVKYEIDKTDRFDPRGRPWYRGVKSERSFIWTAPYIFFSSQRPGITAATPVISSNDQLKGAIGVDIEIDEISGFLSNLEIGQTGVAMALSSDRNVIAHPKSDLIKVNGSSGALEFVNIDEIEDLVARKAFGNLPNLNDVGSKQEIESEFIYNDGKFASILIPGHIHDLPWSIAIYAPLSDFIGGIEENRTRNIWIAIFIALTTGLIGLKIANKINQPIRDFAARAGLLASGKLTRSEIKLETYPELEEASETLANEIAQRKTFERVYGHTFALASRGMAQISPKDGRFIRVNSQLAEILGFSTEEMVEMSISDILHAEDADTYTSFQNIMNNGYEYNQEKRYVRKNGDVIWLQVNAILIRDQLGKPMYAVATMDDKTEQKTAESKISDLSRDLSHFARVNMMGQMAEGLAHELNQPLTSITQNVDAALLTVKEQTKPDPELVDILQDMDRQAHHGAEIIRALRGLVRKDEGQQASFSITELLEQTLQLLNPEAREHGVAISFVATKNPNVFGNRVQIAQVIMNLTRNAIEAVDVVDLDVREISIETARAGNFIEVHVIDTGPGIDPGVDLFAQFESSKKDGMGLGLSLSRTLIEANNGTIWYEPKENGRSKFCFTIPIASLN; translated from the coding sequence ATGAAATTTTCACTTGGTGCGATACTTGCAATTTGGCTGTCAGGTTTGCAATTCGTAGCCGTTCTTTCGGTTGTTTCCTTCAACTATATCTCATCAGAGCGTGTATTGCTTGACCACGCAACAGCGTTGATTAGTGAAGTAGGTCAAAGCTCAAAGGAGTATTCTAGAGGTTTTTTAGAGCCTGCAGTTCGAGCCACAAATCTTGCCAAACGGCTCATAGAAAATAACCTGGTATCAAACTCAGACCCCATAGAACTAGAAAAATTACTCTTTCAACAAATGCAAGTTGTGCCGCAATTTTCGGGTATGTATTACGGAGATGAACAGGGAAATTTTGTCTATGTGATGCGAAGTGAAATACATGCGGAATTTCGCACAAAGATCGTACACCGTGATGAAGACACGATCTCAACTGAACTGATCTGGAGAGATAAAAATTATAAGATCGTAAAATACGAGATTGACAAAACTGATAGGTTTGACCCGCGAGGCAGGCCTTGGTATCGAGGCGTTAAGAGTGAGCGAAGCTTTATTTGGACCGCGCCTTACATATTCTTTTCATCCCAACGCCCAGGAATTACCGCCGCCACGCCCGTAATCTCTTCTAATGATCAGTTAAAGGGAGCTATTGGCGTTGATATTGAAATTGACGAAATATCTGGATTTCTATCCAATCTTGAGATTGGGCAAACCGGCGTAGCGATGGCGCTTTCAAGCGATAGAAACGTGATTGCACATCCGAAATCTGATCTAATCAAAGTGAATGGTAGTTCTGGTGCTCTTGAATTCGTCAATATCGATGAGATCGAAGATCTAGTTGCTAGGAAGGCCTTTGGTAATCTACCGAATTTGAACGATGTCGGTTCCAAGCAAGAAATCGAGTCTGAATTTATATATAATGACGGCAAATTTGCGTCTATCCTAATACCTGGCCATATTCATGACTTGCCTTGGTCAATCGCGATTTACGCCCCGCTAAGTGATTTTATTGGCGGTATTGAGGAAAATAGAACACGCAATATCTGGATTGCTATTTTCATAGCTTTAACGACCGGGCTAATTGGCCTGAAAATTGCCAACAAAATCAATCAGCCAATTCGTGATTTCGCTGCTAGGGCAGGATTGTTGGCGAGTGGAAAACTAACCAGATCTGAAATCAAGCTCGAAACCTATCCTGAATTAGAAGAGGCAAGTGAAACTCTTGCCAATGAGATAGCTCAAAGAAAAACATTTGAACGTGTATACGGGCACACTTTTGCGCTCGCCTCTCGGGGTATGGCACAAATTTCTCCAAAAGACGGAAGATTTATTCGCGTAAATTCCCAGTTGGCTGAAATTTTGGGCTTCAGTACGGAAGAAATGGTTGAAATGTCCATCTCAGACATATTGCATGCAGAAGATGCTGATACTTACACTTCCTTCCAAAACATAATGAATAATGGCTATGAGTATAACCAGGAGAAACGATATGTCCGAAAAAATGGTGATGTAATCTGGTTACAAGTCAACGCAATTCTAATTCGGGATCAACTGGGTAAACCAATGTATGCGGTTGCTACAATGGATGATAAAACGGAACAGAAAACAGCAGAATCCAAAATTAGTGATCTAAGTAGAGATCTATCCCATTTTGCGAGGGTAAATATGATGGGACAGATGGCAGAAGGTTTAGCTCATGAACTGAACCAACCTTTAACGTCAATAACTCAGAATGTAGACGCTGCACTTCTGACCGTGAAAGAGCAGACGAAACCTGACCCGGAACTGGTAGACATCTTGCAGGACATGGACCGGCAAGCACACCATGGCGCTGAAATAATACGTGCCCTTCGCGGTCTAGTTCGTAAAGACGAAGGTCAGCAAGCAAGTTTCAGTATTACAGAGCTCTTGGAGCAAACATTGCAATTGCTGAATCCCGAGGCGCGGGAACACGGAGTTGCTATTTCATTTGTTGCTACAAAAAATCCAAATGTCTTCGGTAATAGAGTTCAAATTGCACAAGTCATCATGAATTTAACACGCAATGCTATTGAAGCTGTCGACGTGGTAGACCTGGATGTAAGAGAGATAAGCATTGAAACAGCACGTGCGGGCAATTTTATCGAAGTACATGTCATCGATACAGGACCTGGTATCGACCCAGGAGTTGATTTATTTGCCCAGTTTGAGAGTAGCAAGAAAGATGGCATGGGATTAGGGCTATCTCTTAGCCGCACGCTCATCGAAGCAAACAACGGCACAATATGGTATGAACCCAAAGAAAATGGGCGATCTAAGTTTTGCTTCACAATTCCGATTGCAAGTTTAAACTAG
- a CDS encoding sugar ABC transporter permease translates to MMKTENQKAWFFVLPVLLLVAFNAIIPMMTVVNYSVQETFGDNLFFWEGLTWFEQILRSERFYNALGRQFLFTGLILIIEVPLGIAIALSMPKKGMWVPVCLVLMSLPMLIPWNVVGAMWNIFALPDIGLLGYTLNHVLGINYDMTQDPIAAWVTIIAMDVWHWTSLVVLLSYAGLVSIPEAYYQAAKIDGATNWSVFRFIQIPKMKNVLTIAILLRFMDSFNIYTEPFVLTGGGPGNSTTLLSIDLVKIALGQFDLGPAAAMSLVYFAITLLVSWLFYTLMNREDLNVEGER, encoded by the coding sequence CTGATGAAAACTGAAAATCAGAAAGCGTGGTTCTTCGTTTTGCCAGTGTTACTACTCGTAGCATTCAATGCGATCATACCGATGATGACAGTTGTTAACTACTCAGTACAAGAAACATTTGGTGATAATCTTTTCTTCTGGGAGGGGTTAACCTGGTTTGAACAAATTTTGCGGTCCGAACGATTTTATAATGCACTTGGCAGGCAATTTCTGTTCACAGGTCTAATCCTGATAATTGAGGTGCCACTTGGAATTGCGATTGCACTTTCCATGCCAAAAAAAGGAATGTGGGTACCTGTCTGCCTTGTATTAATGTCTTTGCCAATGCTCATTCCGTGGAATGTGGTGGGCGCGATGTGGAACATTTTCGCGCTGCCTGACATTGGTCTATTGGGTTATACGTTAAATCATGTCTTGGGCATCAATTATGATATGACACAAGACCCTATTGCAGCGTGGGTTACCATTATCGCCATGGATGTGTGGCATTGGACTTCTCTAGTGGTGCTGCTGTCCTATGCTGGTCTGGTTTCAATCCCTGAAGCATATTATCAAGCTGCAAAAATTGATGGTGCTACAAACTGGTCAGTATTTCGTTTCATTCAAATACCTAAGATGAAAAACGTTCTTACAATTGCGATTCTCCTGCGATTTATGGACAGTTTTAATATCTACACGGAACCATTTGTTTTAACAGGCGGCGGACCAGGTAACTCAACTACCCTGCTTTCCATTGATCTCGTTAAAATCGCTCTTGGCCAATTTGATCTTGGACCGGCGGCTGCAATGAGCCTTGTTTATTTCGCAATTACTCTGTTGGTCTCATGGCTTTTCTACACACTCATGAACCGCGAAGACCTTAATGTCGAGGGAGAACGCTAA
- a CDS encoding TAXI family TRAP transporter solute-binding subunit — protein MLTAALALGSMMGTTVVAEEFITIGTGGVTGVYYPTGGAICRLVNKGRKDHGIRCSVESTGGSVYNINTIREGELEFGVAQSDWQYHAYNGTSKFADAGKFEELRAVFSVHPEPFTVVARADAGIKTFDDLKGKRVNIGNPGSGQRGTMEVLLDAKGWTTADFALATELKAAEQSAALCDNQIDAMVYTVGHPSGSIQEATTACDSVLVTVDGSEVEGLIGDNPFYRSATIPGKMYRGNDADTMTFGVGATFVSSTAVSEEAVYTVVKSVMENIEDFRKLHPAFANLEPKDMATAGLSAPLHPGAAKYYKEAGLIE, from the coding sequence ATGCTAACAGCTGCACTTGCTCTGGGCTCCATGATGGGCACAACAGTGGTTGCTGAAGAATTCATCACTATTGGTACAGGCGGTGTTACAGGTGTTTATTACCCAACTGGTGGCGCAATTTGCCGTCTGGTTAATAAAGGTCGTAAAGATCACGGTATCCGTTGTTCAGTAGAATCAACTGGTGGTTCTGTTTATAACATCAACACAATTCGCGAAGGTGAGTTGGAGTTTGGTGTTGCGCAATCTGATTGGCAGTATCACGCTTATAACGGTACGTCTAAATTTGCTGATGCAGGTAAATTTGAAGAGCTACGCGCTGTATTCTCAGTACACCCTGAGCCGTTTACAGTTGTTGCACGCGCAGATGCTGGCATCAAAACCTTTGATGACCTTAAAGGTAAACGCGTAAATATCGGAAATCCAGGTTCTGGACAACGCGGTACAATGGAAGTTCTTCTTGACGCAAAAGGCTGGACAACAGCTGATTTTGCTTTGGCAACAGAGTTAAAAGCAGCAGAACAATCTGCAGCGCTTTGTGATAACCAAATTGATGCAATGGTTTATACTGTTGGTCACCCATCTGGTTCTATCCAAGAAGCAACAACAGCTTGTGACAGTGTTCTTGTGACAGTTGACGGAAGTGAAGTCGAAGGTCTAATCGGCGATAATCCTTTCTACCGTTCAGCAACAATTCCCGGTAAAATGTACCGTGGCAATGATGCTGACACTATGACATTTGGTGTTGGTGCGACATTCGTATCTTCAACTGCTGTTTCAGAAGAAGCTGTTTACACTGTTGTAAAATCAGTGATGGAAAACATTGAAGATTTCAGAAAGCTACACCCAGCTTTTGCTAATCTTGAGCCTAAAGACATGGCAACTGCTGGTTTGTCTGCACCTCTTCATCCTGGTGCTGCCAAATATTACAAAGAAGCAGGCCTGATCGAATAG
- a CDS encoding 3-keto-5-aminohexanoate cleavage protein: MKMIKPLPKIMVAPNGARRGKQDHPALPITIAETVATAKACVEQGADGLHMHIRDEQGKHTLDAGTYREALNELQNALPELYVQITTEAVSQYSAAQQRKLVKQLMPSAVSISIAEMLSDNEDKEASQFYNWCRDSNISVQHIIYDNDDLKRIEALSLLDKNHSLQLLFVLGRYTKNQQSMPKDLDPFYEWMQYKQNIDWATCAFGPGETDCLVEAYKRGGKVRIGFENSLWNRDGSIAKNNAERVAELVKFIT; encoded by the coding sequence ATGAAGATGATCAAACCATTACCAAAAATCATGGTCGCACCCAACGGAGCGCGGCGCGGGAAACAAGATCACCCTGCTCTGCCAATAACAATAGCAGAGACTGTGGCAACAGCTAAGGCTTGCGTTGAACAAGGTGCGGATGGGTTGCATATGCACATCCGTGATGAACAAGGAAAACATACGCTGGATGCAGGCACATATCGAGAAGCACTTAACGAACTACAAAATGCATTGCCAGAACTTTATGTCCAGATAACAACAGAGGCTGTTAGTCAATATTCAGCGGCACAGCAACGCAAATTGGTTAAGCAACTTATGCCAAGCGCTGTTTCAATCTCTATAGCTGAAATGTTGTCTGACAACGAAGATAAAGAGGCAAGTCAATTCTACAACTGGTGCCGAGATTCAAACATCTCGGTTCAACATATCATATATGATAATGATGATCTAAAAAGGATAGAAGCATTGTCCTTACTAGATAAAAACCACTCGCTACAGCTGTTATTTGTACTTGGCCGTTATACCAAAAACCAGCAGAGCATGCCGAAGGATCTCGACCCGTTTTATGAGTGGATGCAGTATAAACAAAATATCGACTGGGCGACCTGCGCCTTTGGACCAGGAGAAACCGATTGCTTGGTTGAAGCGTACAAGCGGGGCGGGAAAGTGCGCATTGGTTTCGAAAATTCGCTGTGGAATAGAGATGGATCAATAGCCAAAAATAACGCCGAAAGGGTCGCGGAACTGGTAAAATTCATCACCTAA